The region AGGCTTTTCGATTCACTTATTCCTGTGCTCGGCTGGTTTATTTCAACCTTCAAGTCGATGATCCTGGCATTCAAACCAGCCTCTACATTGAACATCCCAAGGGTAGCGGTCTTTAGAAAAGGAATACCATAGTACAGGGCAACGTCATAGTGATCCAGTTTTAAACTTGAAGAGAAAGGCGTATTGCCTGCGAAGGTCTTGTCACCGAATGTAAAGTTGATATTTTTGCTCCCATCCCCTTCAAATTTCATCGGGGTTGCCATGAGATAGATATTGGGTATAACCAGCGGCATATCTATTTTAACCCGGCCAAATACCTTGGACTCCGCATCATACTTAAGCTCGTTCTCTACGCTCAATGATTCCTCCTTGTAACCTATATCACCGGATGGATCCGGTCTCCATACCCCCACGGCTGCCTCAAGTCCCATGGCAGAGGCCATCGGAGCGGCAAAAAATATTAAAACTAAACCCAGAATTCCCCCCCCAAAGCAAATTTTTTCATAATTCCTCCTATTTCATATTAGGATAATTCTCCATACCGAAGGCTTTTCCCTTCCCTTTGCAGTCAAAAAAATATCAGAAAAACTTATCAATGTCAATTTCATTCAGGAAGACCGGAAGGACAACGTTCAGAAAGAACATAAAAAATATTTCAGATTTCGGATTTCAGATTTTTTGTAGATGGAGGCCTTCTTCATCCAGAACCAGAAATACCGGTGATCCCCTCTGGCGAAACCGCTTGGGGTTATGCTCATCCACGCT is a window of Deltaproteobacteria bacterium DNA encoding:
- a CDS encoding TIGR04219 family outer membrane beta-barrel protein, whose product is MFFAAPMASAMGLEAAVGVWRPDPSGDIGYKEESLSVENELKYDAESKVFGRVKIDMPLVIPNIYLMATPMKFEGDGSKNINFTFGDKTFAGNTPFSSSLKLDHYDVALYYGIPFLKTATLGMFNVEAGLNARIIDLKVEINQPSTGISESKSLTLPVPMIYLGAQLKPVKYLSLEAEARGIAYSSNHYYDLIGRLKVQPIGPVFIAGGYRYEDVKIDQSDVKGKITFKGPFLELGIVF